The window AAGATTATGACTTGAGTAAGTCATTCTCTCAAAAGTTTTACTCTGAAATTTCTATTTCCCCGTGTAATGTTTATGTCAGGGGTGGGTTAATTGATGAGAAAAATGTGGATATTGATGCCTATGGAAGGAAAAACTTGCttgttttattaaaaaatcGAGGACTTCTTTAGATAGTTACTGCAGTGGCTCTGTACTATCGTAAACCTATCCTGGTGTTCTTTGAAATCCTCTCATCCAATGTGGGTAATAAGAGGTCTGGAAACATGTACGTGATCACATGTATAATTTTAATCCGactgtttaattatttttacaaCATTCCGGCCGGTTAAGAAGAAGGGTTTTTCTCTGACAttcattaaataattgttttcttCACAGGAGGCGTGATTCAACATTTTCCTGACAATCCAAAATGGATGTCGTTCGTGAACTTGACATCATTTTTTCTCTGCTGTACAGGACCTCCATTCGCAATTGGACACCCTCAGACAAATACCAAGGTGGTTACTAGACCATAGGAAAATGTTCTATTTTTCATTGGTAACGGGAGAACTCTTAACTTTGGAAATCTAGTATTCAAGACCGTATTGCAGATGGTAGACGGAAATTAATGAAGTTGCCCTTTCCATCCTTGATTTATGGGCTTCATATAGATGAGAAGCTCTATAATGTCAGTGATCTGTTGAAAATTGCGCCGTCATACTTTAAGAAAAATAGGAAGCTGGATCTTCCATTAGTTTGAATCCGGTTTTGCGAGGTTGACAACACATCCTCATCGTTTTTTGTAGCCCCAGCAGACTACATTAAGCTCTCTCCATCTTTTCTGCAGACACCAATTGATTTTGGCCTTGAACAGATTATTCAGGCAAAGGAACTCATTGCTGACTATGAGGCTCAGGTGGCTAATTGCCACATCCTTCTTGATGTGGTTgtccattctggacaaaaagAGGGTCATAATGGTAATGAAAATGGTGAAAAAAATGTCCGAAGAAGAGGATGATGAAGGAAGACCTTCCGGAACTAGTCAAGGAAATACCACCGAGGATCTTTAGAGCAACTTCTTGGCCTTTTTAGTTTTCATGTTTTGTTcttatctttttattttttgttgtttcaTCATTTAATAGAAGAATATTTTCATCTCATGTCGTCAACATCTCTAACAACATCTCATTTAATATTGATACTCATAGGAAATTTAAAGTTCGATTCCAGTAAGTGTCACTAGTTAAGATGCAGGTTTCGAATTTGTCTTGAGCCTAAAATCACGAAGAAGACCGTTataaggtatatatatatatatatatatatatatatatgagtgtgtgtgtatatatatatatatatatatatatatatatatatatatatatcttctaTTGCACctttagtttatttaatttcgatcaagtgtttgattgaaataatatatttaattaatgacGATGTATTCTCAAACTCTCCTTAGGCTTCCTCAGTCAAAATCGAAATACGAAGAATATTCCTAATTACATGTAGTTTCGATCAAGTGTTTgattgaaataatatatatattcgaAATAATATGGATTGAGCAGCTTGTGAAAACGACTCGATAGCCCGTATTTCAAAAGTCCATGGCATTGACAAATATGGACTTGAAAATATGTTTGTTTATTTACGTAGTTGGTTGTCTGCAAAAGCTGACTGAAAATTGACACAAGTGAAAGGACTTGTACGTTGGGTGAGAAATTGTGCATATTAAGGGaacaattaaatattaaatttcaaCCGacgtttaaaatattaaatgataatatcGATATAGCtttaatatatacatatatatatatatatatgagtgtgtgtgtctatatatatatatatagtttgagTGTATAATATTGTTTCTAATAATATTTCCATGTAGTTAATTGATTAAAAATATATCCATAGTGTACAAATAgttttagagtaggtctcttattagacggtctcacgaatctttatcttgaGGCGGGTCAACCCTAGGCCTAccaatattcaaaataaaaagtaatattctcagcataaaaagtaatgttttttcatggatgacaaaaataagaaatctgtgtcacaaaatatgaccagtcagaccgtctcacacaagtttttgccatagttttattgtgatattttTTATAACATGTAAATTTGATCATGCGTGAGTTTTATGGGTTAATTTCGTTAGATATATATTCAATTTGGGTAacccataaaaaaaattactttttatgccaaaaatattattttttatttttaatattgtcaggattgactcgtctcacgaataaagattCGTTAGACCGTCTACAAGAAACCTACTCTTGATCATATGTATTTGTCTCTTTGTAGTTTTGGTCGTATTTGTTATCAAATTTCGATCTTAGTATGTTATCTTTCTTATTTATGAGTTTCTAGTTTACTTTCAATGAGATACAGATGTGATGTCGAGAAGTATTGACATAACGCTAACACatgtaatatcaaatcaccTATGTATAACTTTGCACGAGCTTAAACAAAATAGAAAATAGATAAattgtttaaatatttagtCCACGACTGTATTAAATTTTAGTTACTTATAATTagaaatttatataaaaaaataaacgaCAATGATGAGACAGTTAAAAGAAGTACCGAACCATTaaccaaaaaataataataaacaaataACAAAAGCATGCACAATTCTAAGTGCCAAAAGATTGACAGGGAACATGTGTATCTTATTGCACTTCATACCAAATTATTCATATATCTGCACTACCATTTTCCCTTTAATCCAAATTAAGAGATCATGAAACAAAAGTCATAACCTCGATTTCTTGATTTGCCATTTTTTATAATTCTTTAGacaccattttaaaaaaaaaaaaaaaaaatatatatatatatatatatatatatatatatatatatatatatatatatatatatatatataaaaagacTGATAATTTTATCTATTTTAGAATCAATCTAAAAAAAACTTATTGTATTAAAACatgttatatatttaatttcaaCTCTGCTGATGTTTCTGATTAAGAATATAGTACATGTTAAGAAGTAAGGAGTATCATTTCTTAAGAAAACGATCGAAACGTGATGTTCGAGCTATTATACAGTTGATATGATTTGAGTCGTACTGTTTCCATCCGTTGACATTTTCGATCTAtcagaataaaaaaaaaaaattacgagtcaaaaaataaaatacacgtCTTCAAGAGATACAATTTGAAGATGGGTGGATCCACACGATAGGGACGAAGCGTGGGGTTTACCTTATATCATATTCCAATATACATTTTCAAACCTGAtctaattaaatcaagatttgaCCTTAAATATGCATATAAGCATCTTCAGTTTCTTGATCTGAACAACAAAACCCCGATCATCACTTTCTTTGattttacatatatattaacATGCGTGAAATCAAGGAAAAgatacaaaataaaatgaaaatcaGAGTGACTTTTTCATCCTTTGACAAGATTAATTAATGATCCtttttttttcacaaaatttaTGCTATTTGTTTTTTCCAAAGTACATACAATAAAATTCGAATTTCGTGAAACAAGCAATGGAGACAGACTCAAGAAGGTGAAGAATTGTTACCAACCACCTCAGTGTCGGCATCCTGTCGGTGGAAGCTCAGGTGGCAACCGCAGGCGGCGCAGACGAGTGCAGCAGCCGTGCCTTCTCCACCTCCGGCCATGAACTCCCGGCACCCATCCACCGCGTATCCTCCGATGTTTGCCGCATGATTTTTCTGGCATTCTGCGTATCGAACAGTCGTTCTTACAATCTGAGAACTCGAGGTCCTTTGAGATGCTTGCTTTCTGATCACTACTTGCCTTTTCTTCATTCTTGAATCTCACAACTTCTGCAGTAACCCTAATATCTTGAATACCCTTTGTggaaaaattgccaaaaatggAAGAATCTATTGACGGGAGTTTTCTTGATTTGGAGGAACTGTTgttttcagaactgatattgaggGAAGAAAGAATACCTGGAAATACCTTGACCTATCCCTAGCAAGCAAAtcttgtatatatatgtgtatttcTTTTATAAAGTTTCCATATATTCTCCCACTTTCGTGAAAATAAGGTTTAGAAAAATAAATTGTGGCTGACGGTAGATGAGATCCTACCTGCGTGGGCACTACCTtcacttcatttcaacgggtaagatcttgtcacacatacaattttcaaaaaaaaaagtgggtcctatatatgcatggacaaatcttgGTCATCCATCTTATCATGGGAGCAATACCCACAATGGTAGGATGAGATAAACCCTGTAATGGTAGATGAGATCCTACATGTGTGGCAATACCTTCACTTCATTTCATTGGGTAAGATCTTGccacacatacaatttcaaaaaaaaaaaaaattggtcctatatatgcatggacaaatcttggtcatccatcctatcatggggacaatgcccacatgggtaggatgaaataaaccctGTAATGGTAGATGAGATCCTACCTGTGTGGGCACTACCctcacttcatttcaacgggtaagatcttgccacacatataatttcaaaaataattgtaTTGATTGGGTGAGAAAGATTGTAATTGGGTGAGAAAGAATTTCTTTTAGAAATGGCTTAAAGTTATTGATTTAGCTTTAATGAGATTATATCTGATTAAGATCGGTGGATGTGCTTTAGAAGGGGGTCAATACCTCACTGTTTTCTTAGCTTCTGGATTTAAATGACATTATATTGGTGTTAGTAACAGAAGTCTGATATTGACCGTTCAAAGAATACAAATTTGATGTACCATGCAGaatttgtagtgacccgttccagaatcacctactaatcaagaactaagcatgcaacttaacttaattaataacaatcagagataatagcggaaaaggtcaacaaatgatagttatacaaccccatcgaaaatccataacaactcagaatgaaaagaaagtatacggtacaaccatatcgaatcaaagagtactgaataaataactccaccggctactcaacgtcctcctcctcctcctgagccatccaacctgaggcctgccacgtggaaatggggtgtccaagataaacaaaaccgaggacgtgagcgataagaacgcccagtacaaaagtatgagtatacaaacctatatgaaatgcacatgctatgatatgataccagggtagtcaagaaacaggaatcacaaaagatctcaaaatgctcagtctagaggcgccaagtggatagtgccgcgcggtcctacctctgggtcactgcatccactgcaagaacagacgtggacctaaaatgtcccggatcaccgaagccctccggacccgtcggccactgtgtactctcggtgtccatgcgtccacaagacaagacagggctgagcggccccacaagatatatagcttatctcgaaagagatacagctcaacagtaaaggctatctcgaaggagatacggctcaacatgaaatgcaacgtgcagtaataaacgtgacataatagcatgcatcatatgacatatatcaatgcaccacataatcatgcaacacatataagaatgtatactcaaccaggatatctcggatagtactttcgtacctctatcacagcaatcctaatccactggaataaccagacaacaggtctagtccaagcctatgcatcaagtgaaaaccatcactaaagcttatctaccagacttaactagataatcctgagataatactgatacaattccaaaccttcgtccgtcgctagcccactgatgccgctagctcccaactagagcacagctccgctacaagaccagcagctccccgctagtgcccgaacctcggaaaaagactagaatctcacagaaacgactgaaatgctatggaactctctgaattggcgagtcacaaatgaagcctcgcgcctctatttatagctaatgttcggacgatccgaaccatttcggaagctccgatccggcacacttcggacggtccgaactctgatcggacgatccgatccttgcatgacttccacgagtacagccacctgtctcggacgatctgaaccccaatcggatgatccgaaccttaccacgtgtccagaacccttccacgtgtccagccacctgtcccggacggtccgacactggctcggacgatccgaactcatcggacgatccgaactcatcggacgatccgcacttgttcggtccttccgatcccaccgaaaatataattaatccgataattaactcaaattaggaatcgggttactacagaATTAGTCTACCGAGACGTTGTGAATAAATACAAAAACAACAGTAAAAATAATAAGACACAATGATTGTTTCTGAAATTTCgaaagataaaaatcttctatgtctcctttttttttttgtttacagtaggtattcactaaaagaatttgatatttACAGCTTCTGTAAACACCCACTTCAGCAAGACTTAAAtatttgcctactgaaactcttagcatcaACTTTTTCAAAACATTATATAGATTTATGAACAGAAAAACTCATTCTGTTAGTAACAAAACTCACTCAAATGATAGAATAATTATTGAAATAACAATGAGTGTAACACATCACAAGATGATCTCTAAAAAGTTCTGATAAGGCTTTTGAGAGTGTGCTTCAAGTTTTTTCATCAGAGCTTCTGAATAGTATGATCAAGTAAGTACATTTGTCGAACTACGTACAAATTGGCCGGCCTTTTATAGACGATATTTCAATGTTATAATCTAAACGGCAATAAATCAGTCATATTAAGGCCATAAATTCAGTGGTAAAACTATCATACATCATTTTTCATATTCCAAATAAATAGGGCGGCAATTAATGTTTATGATACGAACAATcgatcataatatattttttttcttaaatagaATATTGGACATTCTCTAATTAAATGTTTGTTTTATTGAAATAATTACATTAAAAAGGtagcaaatcaaatattataaatgAACGTTAACATATTCAGTAGTCTGGGGATGATCggtaatatttttatattcattTCGACAGACCTAATTAGTAAATTATCATATATGTGTGTATGCGGTCTGCTGAACTTATTGGCTACTGAACTTCTCTGAGTGCTGAATTTAATATAAATGGAAGAATCCCTACATCACCAAAACATAAATATTCCAACAATATCTCCCTTTTTGGTGATGCAAAAATTCAGCAACGAAGATTATTCAAAtgctttaattttattaaacagAATCAATCAGAAAAGATATAGAGCATAGATCATTAAAAATAGTTCATCGGTTAGGGATTCAATTGAATGTCTCTAGTGACGTTTGAACTTTTCAGTAGACTTTCTTCCCTTTTTTTGGTACTAACATCCTTTATATATGCAAAAGTTTTAGAAATCTGGGAAGTGAAAGAGGCCTGCATATGATCcattttatcaaacaatttTATAACATTGACTTTGAATTGAACAAAGGACTTGTGAAGAGATAGAATATCATTTTGAATGTGATCTGCATGTCCCATTATTCGTTGTTTGAAAAGATGATAGAAGATCATTTTGAATGTGCTCTACATGTCCCATTATTCGGTGTTTGAATTGAAATCCAGCATGGTGTCTTGATAGATTACCACTGCAAGGCTCCGAAATGGACGAAGTCCAGCACTTTCCACTGTTTGAACAGTGCCGCCATAGCATCATTGTTGCGTATTTTCACTATtgcaagtatacggtgtcaagttttagtattgGGTTGAGTAcaaatatcgatcccacgaagagtaattatttaaagttgtatattaattaccataattgacatagctaaactttatttagacaaatcaaatagttggtttataatcaattcaaataaaataacaaatccgATAATTCTAGCACGCAGTAGAAAATTCACTGAgtaaataaatctagagatatgatttcgtctggtttcccctatgctaaattaaaattgactGACATATTATTAAATTGCACCATGTTTACTACCCAAGAACTCGCAATATTTTCTACTCCCTCTGTCGAGTGATAAATAGAAATGTACCACCTATtactgattttaatatgtctattcaaaatcacgtaacacgtaataaatgtAAACAAGGTTCTTTTCATGGGTTCACCAGAGTTATAtgtcttttgcacgttataaacaTCTGACGATGCGATTTCCCCCTtcctaatttcaatcccctctgtcgagtgtaagatcttaattatttgatcaatcgaattatggccagtaattcAACAGCATTAAtgacaagaaatcacaaataaacacgaagaATTAATTCATGAAAGTTCAAAACATCAATAACATAGGTTCAACCAAgactacatcaatctctagaaaacagaattagttcatactcgaaCTTAAATctacaaaacctgtttgtaatcattaaaaacgtaaaagtaagaaaCCGAATTAAGAATGTGTTGGCGAGAAATGAAAGTGTGTCTCCGTGTCCGGATCCAACGTCTTCTATATCTGTTCTTCGCGTCCCGTGCTCCGTGCGCTCTCACTTTTTCTCCTCCTCTCGAGTGATATGTCGGTTGCATGTAAAATATTTCCAATCCCTCAAAAAAAAACACGCCGAAACCTATTTAAGTCTGAAAGttcatgccgcgcgcatatgcgcgacatagactcgcgcatatgcgcgggtctcACTATGCGTTGTCTTCTTCTTGCGCTGCTCTCTGGTCTCGACTCTTGtccctcgtgcatatgcgcgccatgagtggcgcatatgcgcggggcttACTGTATTTCACCTCGCTTGGGGcattgctcgcgcatatgcgcgatcttactcgcgcatatgcgtgagcctCACTGTATTCTGAATTTTTGATTGCTCACACTTCTTCTCCTAGGCGCCAATTAGCTCGTTTTCAGGCACATGTTGTAGCCGCACCTAgattcctgcaatcacaccaaaaAACAACAAAAGCACGTAATTCCTCCCAAAAATACTAAAGATCTATATGAagtacaaaaataatataagtgcataaaatgcacttatcaatCATCCTCCCATCCATAAACAAACCCAAATTTAACTTGACATGCGTTCA is drawn from Primulina eburnea isolate SZY01 chromosome 10, ASM2296580v1, whole genome shotgun sequence and contains these coding sequences:
- the LOC140803863 gene encoding mini zinc finger protein 2-like, with translation MKKRQVVIRKQASQRTSSSQIVRTTVRYAECQKNHAANIGGYAVDGCREFMAGGGEGTAAALVCAACGCHLSFHRQDADTEVVGNNSSPS